One segment of Cololabis saira isolate AMF1-May2022 chromosome 9, fColSai1.1, whole genome shotgun sequence DNA contains the following:
- the LOC133451298 gene encoding tripartite motif-containing protein 16-like → MAQKGAQPDQETLTCSICLDLLKDPVTIPCGHSYCMNCPDCRQTFTPKPLLGKNVMLAVLVEQLRKTGLQAAPADCSYAGPEDVACDVCTGRKLKAIKSCLVCLVSYCEKHLQQHYSAAQLKKHQLVEPAKTLQENLCSLHDEVMKMFCRTDQQSVCYVCTVDEHKGHDVVSAKTERAEKQREMGMTRQKIQTKVQDLEEEVKLLQREVGNINRSADKTVEDSEKIFRELVLLIQKRSSDVKQKVRSQQETEVSRVKELQEKLQQEITDLKKKDTDMEQLSRTQDHNQFLHGYTSLLPPSESTHSSSIDRRPLKYFEDVQAAVSETREELHDILGKKWTDISLRVTEADVLLSQPPEPRTRADFLRYSREITLDRNTAHNQLELSEGNRKATLTGSQGYPSHPERSSVPFQILSEESLTGRCYWEVEWGGKGGLVAVTYKDVNTPATEFGQNNTSWALFCDNQSNQFWHNKLKTPVSDSQSSRVGVYLDHRAGILSFYSVSETMTLLHRVQTTFTKPLHVGIRLYFAFGNTARFYKPT, encoded by the exons ATGGCGCAGAAAGGAGCTCAGCCGGACCAAGAAACTTTGACTTGTTCAATCTGTCTGGATCTACTGAAGGATCCGGTGActattccctgtggacacagttaCTGCATGAA CTGCCCTGACTGTAGGCAGACCTTCACACCGAAGCCTCTCCTGGGGAAAAATGTCATGTTAGCAGTTTTGGTGGAGCAGCTGAGGAAGACAGGACTCCAAGCGGCTCCTGCTGACTGCTCCTATGCAGGACCTGAAGATGTTGCCTGTGATGTTTGCACTGGTAGGAAACTGAAAGCCATAAAGTCCTGTTTGGTGTGTCTGGTCTCTTACTGTGAGAAACACCTGCAACAACATTACAGTGCGGCACAGTTAAAGAAACACCAGCTTGTGGAGCCCGCCAAGACTTTACAGGAGAACTTGTGCTCTCTCCACGACgaggtgatgaagatgttctgCCGCACCGATCAGCAGAGCGTCTGTTACGTCTGCACCGTGGATGAGCATAAAGGCCATGACGTAGTCTCAGCTAAAACAGAAAGGGCAGAGAAACAGAGGGAGATGGGGATGACTCGACAAAAGATCCAGACGAAGGTAcaggacctggaggaggaggtgaagcTGCTGCAGCGAGAGGTGGGGAACATCAATCGTtctgctgataaaacagtggaggacagtgagaaGATCTTCAGGGAGCTGGTGCTTCTCAtccagaagagaagctctgaTGTGAAGCAGAAGGTCAGATCCCAACAGGAAACTGAAGTGAGTCGGGTGAAAGAACTTcaagagaagctgcagcaggagatcactgacctgaagaAGAAAGACACCGACATGGAGCAGCTTTCACGCACACAAGATCATAACCAGTTTCTACACGGCTACACTTCACTGCTGCCACCCAGTGAGTCCACACACTCATCCAGCATCGATAGACGCCCTCTGAAGTACTTTGAGGATGTACAAGCTGCTGTGTCAGAGACCAGAGAGGAACTACATGACATTCTGGGAAAGAAATGGACTGACATCTCACTGAGAGTGACTGAGGCAGATGTTTTACTGTCACAGCCACCAGAGCCAAGAACCAGAGCTGACTTCTTAAGATATTCACGTGAAATCACGCTGGATAGAAACACGGCACACAACCAGCTGGAGTTATCTGAGGGAAACAGGAAAGCAACATTGACAGGTTCACAGGGTTATCCTAGTCACCCGGAGAGATCTTCTGTACCGTTTCAGATCCTGAGTGAggagagtctgactggacgttGTTACTGGGAAGTGGAGTGGGGAGGAAAAGGAGGTTTAGTAGCAGTCACATACAAGGATGTCAACACACCAGCCACTGAATTTGGACAAAATAACACATCTTGGGCTTTATTTTGTGACAATCAAAGTAACCAATTTTGGCATAACAAACTCAAAACCCCCGTCTCTGATTCTCAGTCCTCCAGAGTGGGAGTCTAcctggatcacagagcaggTATTCTGTCgttctacagcgtctctgagACCATGACGCttctccacagagtccagaccactTTCACAAAACCACTTCATGTTGGGATACGTCTTTATTTTGCATTTGGAAACACTGCAAGATTTTATAAACCCACATGA